In Streptomyces sp. NBC_01426, one genomic interval encodes:
- a CDS encoding vWA domain-containing protein, whose amino-acid sequence MQILPFYLVCDESGSMAGPSIDSINTALPELHKEISTNPTVADKTRFCLIGFSDDATVLQPLADLSDLDTLPALSAGGLTAYGEAFRTLLRCIENDVARLKAQGHEVYRPVAFFLSDGGPTDEGWMQAHQDLNEARYRPNIIAFGIGEADRATIGHVANFRAFIQDDKNVSPAAALREFAASLTRSIVRSAGSITAGDNGVFSLAVDDTVPGFSTVSLDKL is encoded by the coding sequence TGGTGTGCGACGAGTCCGGCTCGATGGCCGGCCCGTCGATCGACAGCATCAACACCGCCCTGCCGGAACTCCACAAGGAGATCAGCACCAACCCGACGGTCGCGGACAAGACCAGGTTCTGCCTGATCGGGTTCTCGGACGACGCCACCGTCCTCCAGCCGCTGGCCGACCTCAGCGACCTGGACACGCTGCCCGCCCTGTCCGCGGGCGGACTCACCGCGTACGGGGAGGCGTTCCGCACGCTGCTGCGGTGCATCGAGAACGACGTCGCCCGACTCAAGGCGCAGGGCCACGAGGTCTACCGGCCCGTCGCCTTCTTCCTCTCGGACGGCGGACCCACCGACGAGGGCTGGATGCAGGCGCACCAGGACCTCAACGAGGCGCGCTACCGGCCCAACATCATCGCCTTTGGCATCGGCGAGGCCGACCGCGCGACGATCGGCCACGTCGCCAACTTCCGGGCCTTCATCCAGGACGACAAGAACGTCTCCCCGGCCGCCGCGCTGCGCGAGTTCGCGGCCAGCCTCACCCGGTCGATCGTACGGTCGGCCGGCAGCATCACCGCCGGCGACAACGGGGTGTTCAGCCTGGCCGTCGACGACACGGTGCCCGGCTTCTCCACCGTCTCCCTCGACAAGCTCTGA
- a CDS encoding protein phosphatase 2C domain-containing protein — MPEETPEPAHGPTGATYTRWPAPAASAEPEPLELPREVSAESEPAAERLPAPEPAPASPEPAPAVVPAVVPALAAADPGRVPAGLGDPPFGGPKPPLYAPGPGAPVGARADVDGAVLPDTVVDGATHGPLTVRAASVRGDSHRYHAEPRQDAVVVARLGASGEDTGVLLLGVADGVGSVPRSHLGSHLVCREIVRFLDEYAGELARSLRTRNEKTLTAVVNSAVGSVAESLVRAASTTGHRPGDYATTLRVLLVPLDPAVRHRALFTVGDGGAALLRDGTWYLDVVGAADGEEAGIIDTRTAALPTTRVAEAHLFGPARPGDVFVLCTDGLSTPLGGEEEMRGFLREAWGGPPPGLPDFLWQLQYRVKSYDDDRTAVCLWEGGP, encoded by the coding sequence ATGCCAGAGGAGACACCCGAACCCGCGCACGGTCCGACGGGCGCGACGTACACCCGGTGGCCGGCCCCGGCCGCCTCCGCGGAGCCCGAACCGCTGGAGCTGCCCCGCGAGGTCTCCGCCGAGTCCGAGCCGGCCGCCGAGCGGCTCCCCGCCCCGGAGCCCGCACCCGCATCACCGGAGCCGGCGCCCGCGGTGGTCCCCGCGGTGGTCCCCGCGCTCGCCGCGGCGGACCCCGGGCGGGTGCCCGCCGGGCTCGGCGACCCGCCGTTCGGCGGGCCCAAGCCGCCGCTCTACGCGCCCGGGCCCGGGGCGCCGGTCGGGGCCCGGGCGGACGTGGACGGCGCGGTTCTCCCGGACACCGTCGTCGACGGGGCGACCCACGGCCCGTTGACCGTACGGGCCGCGTCCGTGCGGGGCGACTCCCACCGCTACCACGCGGAGCCCCGGCAGGACGCGGTGGTGGTGGCCCGGTTGGGGGCGTCGGGCGAGGACACCGGGGTGCTCCTGCTGGGCGTCGCGGACGGGGTCGGCTCCGTACCGCGCTCGCACCTCGGGTCCCACCTCGTGTGCCGCGAGATCGTCCGCTTCCTCGACGAGTACGCCGGGGAGCTGGCGCGGTCCCTGCGCACGAGGAACGAGAAGACCCTGACCGCCGTCGTGAACTCCGCCGTGGGCAGCGTCGCCGAGTCCCTGGTGCGGGCGGCCTCGACCACCGGGCACCGGCCCGGCGACTACGCGACCACCCTGCGCGTGCTGCTCGTCCCCCTCGACCCCGCGGTGCGCCACCGGGCCCTGTTCACCGTCGGCGACGGCGGCGCGGCGCTGCTGCGGGACGGGACCTGGTACCTCGACGTGGTGGGCGCCGCGGACGGCGAGGAGGCGGGGATCATCGACACGCGCACCGCGGCCCTGCCCACCACCCGCGTCGCCGAGGCACACCTCTTCGGCCCCGCCCGGCCGGGCGACGTCTTCGTCCTGTGCACGGACGGCCTGTCGACGCCGCTGGGGGGAGAGGAGGAGATGCGCGGGTTCCTCCGCGAAGCCTGGGGCGGGCCCCCGCCCGGGCTGCCCGACTTCCTGTGGCAGCTCCAGTACCGGGTCAAGTCCTACGACGACGACCGCACCGCGGTCTGCCTGTGGGAGGGGGGCCCGTGA
- a CDS encoding NAD(P)/FAD-dependent oxidoreductase, protein MSTTERPRILVVGGGYVGLYAAKRIMKKMRYGEATVTVVDPRSYMTYQPFLPEVAAGSISPRHVVVPLRRVLPKAEVLTGRVTTIDQDRKVAVVTPLVGEAYELPFDYLVIALGAVSRTFPIPGLAEQGIGMKGVEEGIGLRNHVLEQLDKAESTTDENVRRKALTFVFVGGGFAGAETIGEVEDMARDAVKYYTTIKREDMRFVLVDAADKILPEVGPKLGTWGKEHLESRGIEIYLNTSMDSCVDGHVVLKNGLEVDSNTIVWTAGVKPNPALARFGLPLGPRGHVDAEPTLQVKGTDYIWTAGDNAQVPDMAARKAGVENAWCPPNAQHALRQAKVLGDNVISGMRGFPQSEYSHSNKGAVAGLGLHKGVAMIVMGKMKIKLKGRLAWYMHRGYHGMAMPTWNRKIRVFADWTLAMFLKREVVSLGALETPREEFYEAAKPAPAPAATTAPAAKAKAS, encoded by the coding sequence ATGAGCACCACGGAGCGTCCCAGGATCCTCGTTGTAGGAGGTGGGTACGTAGGCCTGTACGCAGCCAAGCGCATCATGAAGAAGATGCGCTACGGCGAGGCGACCGTCACGGTCGTCGACCCGCGCTCGTACATGACCTACCAGCCCTTCCTCCCTGAAGTGGCCGCAGGCAGCATCTCGCCTCGGCACGTCGTCGTCCCGCTGCGACGCGTGCTGCCCAAGGCGGAGGTCCTCACCGGCCGGGTCACGACCATCGACCAGGACCGCAAGGTCGCCGTCGTCACGCCGCTGGTCGGCGAGGCGTACGAGCTGCCCTTCGACTACCTGGTGATCGCGCTCGGCGCCGTCTCCCGCACCTTCCCGATCCCCGGCCTGGCCGAACAGGGCATCGGCATGAAGGGCGTCGAAGAGGGCATCGGTCTGCGCAACCACGTGCTGGAGCAGCTCGACAAGGCCGAGTCCACGACGGACGAGAACGTCCGCCGCAAGGCCCTCACCTTCGTCTTCGTCGGCGGCGGCTTCGCCGGCGCGGAGACCATCGGCGAGGTCGAGGACATGGCCCGCGACGCCGTGAAGTACTACACCACCATCAAGCGCGAGGACATGCGCTTCGTGCTGGTGGACGCGGCCGACAAGATCCTTCCCGAGGTCGGGCCGAAGCTCGGCACCTGGGGCAAGGAGCACCTCGAGTCCCGCGGCATCGAGATCTACCTGAACACCTCCATGGACTCCTGCGTGGACGGCCACGTGGTGCTGAAGAACGGCCTCGAGGTCGACTCCAACACCATCGTGTGGACCGCCGGCGTGAAGCCCAACCCGGCGCTCGCCCGCTTCGGTCTGCCGCTGGGCCCGCGCGGTCACGTGGACGCCGAGCCGACCCTCCAGGTCAAGGGCACGGACTACATCTGGACCGCCGGCGACAACGCCCAGGTTCCCGACATGGCCGCCCGCAAGGCCGGCGTCGAGAACGCCTGGTGCCCGCCGAACGCCCAGCACGCGCTGCGCCAGGCCAAGGTCCTCGGCGACAACGTCATCTCGGGCATGCGGGGCTTCCCGCAGAGCGAGTACTCGCACTCCAACAAGGGTGCGGTGGCGGGCCTCGGCCTCCACAAGGGCGTCGCGATGATCGTCATGGGCAAGATGAAGATCAAGCTCAAGGGCCGGCTCGCCTGGTACATGCACCGTGGCTACCACGGCATGGCCATGCCGACCTGGAACCGCAAGATCCGCGTCTTCGCCGACTGGACCCTCGCGATGTTCCTCAAGCGCGAGGTCGTCTCCCTCGGAGCCCTGGAGACCCCGCGCGAGGAGTTCTACGAGGCCGCCAAGCCGGCGCCGGCCCCGGCGGCCACCACCGCCCCGGCCGCCAAGGCCAAGGCCTCCTGA
- a CDS encoding cyclopropane-fatty-acyl-phospholipid synthase family protein, translating to MTDAAPRLAALAETLLGTPLPVRVRAWDGSEAGPPSGPILVLANRRALRRVLWKPGELGLARAWVAGDLTVDGDLFELLDRVAGLLWEADPAPARPAVEPLVGLGKLAALRPHLPARAAAASGSAALLRDPEARAALRELVALARPWPAPAPPPEEAVRRSGARHTKGRDREAISHHYDVGNEFYERVLGPSMVYSCAYWRPGGTLEEAQRDKLDLVCRKLALKPGQRLLDVGCGWGSMALHAAREYDVQVTGITLSREQAAYARKRVAEEGLADRIEIRIQDYRDVKDGPYDAISSIGMAEHVGAERYREYARTLHALLRPGGRLLNHQIARPPEPDEEAYRIDEFIDAYVFPDGELSPVGGTVGELERAGFEVRDVEALREHYALTLRAWVARLERHWDEAVRLTSPGRARVWRLYMAASALGFEHNRLGVNQVLAVRPGPRAESGLPLRAREWGAPQAP from the coding sequence ATGACCGACGCCGCGCCGCGGCTGGCCGCTCTTGCCGAGACCCTGCTGGGCACACCCCTGCCCGTCCGCGTACGAGCCTGGGACGGGAGCGAGGCCGGTCCGCCGTCCGGACCCATTCTGGTCCTGGCCAACCGGCGCGCCCTGCGCCGTGTGCTGTGGAAGCCCGGGGAGCTCGGACTGGCCCGCGCGTGGGTCGCCGGAGACCTCACCGTCGACGGGGACCTCTTCGAACTGCTGGACCGGGTCGCCGGGCTGCTCTGGGAGGCGGACCCCGCGCCCGCCCGCCCCGCGGTGGAGCCCCTCGTCGGCCTCGGCAAGCTCGCCGCCCTGCGCCCCCACCTGCCCGCCCGGGCCGCCGCCGCCTCCGGCTCGGCCGCCCTGCTGCGCGACCCGGAGGCCCGCGCCGCCCTCCGCGAGCTCGTCGCCCTGGCCCGACCCTGGCCCGCGCCCGCCCCGCCGCCCGAGGAGGCCGTCCGACGCTCCGGGGCCCGCCACACCAAGGGCCGCGACCGCGAGGCCATCAGCCACCACTACGACGTCGGCAACGAGTTCTACGAGCGGGTGCTCGGCCCGTCGATGGTGTACTCCTGCGCGTACTGGAGACCCGGCGGCACGCTGGAGGAGGCCCAGCGGGACAAGCTCGACCTGGTCTGCCGCAAACTCGCCCTGAAGCCCGGACAACGCCTGCTCGACGTCGGCTGCGGATGGGGCTCCATGGCCCTGCACGCGGCCCGTGAGTACGACGTCCAGGTCACCGGCATCACCCTCTCGCGCGAGCAGGCCGCGTACGCCCGCAAGCGGGTCGCGGAGGAGGGCCTGGCCGACCGGATCGAGATCCGGATCCAGGACTACCGGGACGTCAAGGACGGCCCCTACGACGCCATTTCCTCGATCGGGATGGCCGAGCACGTCGGCGCCGAACGCTACCGCGAGTACGCCCGCACCCTCCACGCGCTGCTGCGCCCCGGCGGACGGCTGCTGAACCACCAGATCGCCCGCCCTCCGGAGCCCGACGAAGAGGCCTACCGGATCGACGAGTTCATCGACGCCTACGTGTTCCCCGACGGGGAGCTGTCCCCGGTCGGCGGCACCGTGGGCGAACTGGAACGCGCCGGCTTCGAGGTGCGCGACGTCGAGGCGCTGCGCGAGCACTACGCACTCACCCTGCGGGCCTGGGTCGCCCGCCTGGAGCGGCACTGGGACGAGGCCGTGCGCCTGACCTCGCCCGGCCGGGCCAGGGTGTGGCGGCTGTACATGGCGGCCTCCGCGCTCGGCTTCGAACACAACCGGCTCGGGGTCAACCAGGTGCTCGCCGTCCGGCCCGGACCGAGGGCCGAATCGGGGCTGCCGCTGCGCGCCCGGGAGTGGGGCGCGCCGCAGGCCCCGTGA
- a CDS encoding ABC transporter permease: protein MFRTALRNVLAHKARLLMTVLAVTLGVAFVSGTLVFTDTLGKALSGQSAKSFDKVAVSVTSWGAGRNEDGAREGDPGISRQTVDKVKAVKGVDTVSARVSGFAGVGDENGKLIGDGWANRGSNFAPAKGGQDPSYAFVEGTGPTAANQIALDKETATKGNYKVGDKVRVATNGPVKEYVLGGVFTTEDGQVNAGGSLVLFETATAQQLYLKPGFFDELSVSAAAGASSDQLLADIKPLLDEKNTRAQTGAELAKEQAKDIKAQMSGMSTMLLVFAGISLFVGIFLIYNTFTMLVAQRTKELALLRAVGAKRGQVVRSVLSEALVVGLISSAIGLVTGIGLAIGMRSLMDSIGAKIPAGDLVIAPATIIAALVIGVFVTTVAAVFPAWRTGRIPPVAAMGSAHLPADAKSLLLRNISGSVLSLVGFAMALGGVSVSGENGRYLIGGGAFFILIGLIVLLPLLSRPLIAAVRPLLEKVFGVPGKLAAQNAVRNPRRTAVTAASLAIGLTLVTTLSVLGITMGKAVDRMSTDKLKADYKVSMAMGGGSLDASVAEALAKAPGIKAVSPQRADSLKIGEDFKAASGVNPKAIGDLLNIDVVTGSLDSLAKGEVAVAEKTAKEQGLTVGSTLQVMYDDGKKGSLKVGAVYKDLEGLLSPYVLDEKILSPHTENPYIPEVYVNAVGGESKAGEKAVLDALGNNPAISIATQQDMRNEMGGMINTALNVMYGLLGMALIVSVLGVVNTLAMSVFERTQEIGMLRAIGLDRSRVKNMIRLEAVVISLFGAVLGVAIGIFLAWAVGSTLTETVPDYALVLPWDRIGIFLLLAGVVGVLAAMWPARSAARLNMLTAIKTE from the coding sequence ATGTTCCGTACCGCCCTGCGCAACGTGCTCGCGCACAAGGCCAGACTGCTGATGACGGTGCTCGCCGTCACCCTCGGCGTCGCCTTCGTCTCCGGCACGCTCGTGTTCACCGACACCCTCGGCAAGGCCCTCTCGGGCCAGTCCGCCAAGAGCTTCGACAAAGTCGCCGTCTCCGTGACCTCGTGGGGCGCGGGCCGCAACGAGGACGGCGCCCGCGAGGGCGACCCCGGCATCAGCCGGCAGACCGTCGACAAGGTCAAGGCCGTCAAGGGCGTCGACACCGTCTCCGCCCGGGTCTCCGGCTTCGCCGGCGTCGGCGACGAGAACGGCAAGCTCATCGGCGACGGCTGGGCCAACCGGGGCTCCAACTTCGCCCCGGCGAAGGGCGGGCAGGACCCGTCCTACGCGTTCGTCGAAGGCACCGGTCCGACCGCCGCGAACCAGATCGCCCTCGACAAGGAGACGGCGACCAAGGGCAACTACAAGGTGGGGGACAAGGTCCGCGTCGCCACCAACGGCCCGGTGAAGGAGTACGTCCTCGGCGGCGTCTTCACCACCGAGGACGGCCAGGTCAACGCCGGCGGCAGCCTCGTCCTCTTCGAGACGGCCACCGCCCAACAGCTGTACCTGAAGCCGGGCTTCTTCGACGAGCTGTCCGTCAGCGCCGCGGCGGGCGCCTCCTCCGACCAACTGCTGGCCGACATCAAGCCGCTGCTCGACGAGAAGAACACCCGGGCCCAGACCGGCGCCGAGCTCGCCAAGGAGCAGGCCAAGGACATCAAGGCCCAGATGAGCGGCATGAGCACGATGCTGCTCGTGTTCGCCGGGATCTCGCTCTTCGTCGGCATCTTCCTGATCTACAACACCTTCACCATGCTGGTCGCCCAGCGCACCAAGGAACTCGCCCTGCTGCGCGCCGTCGGCGCCAAGCGTGGTCAGGTCGTGCGCTCGGTCCTGAGCGAGGCCCTGGTCGTGGGTCTGATCTCCTCCGCGATCGGCCTGGTCACCGGTATCGGCCTGGCGATCGGCATGCGGTCCCTGATGGACTCCATCGGCGCCAAGATCCCGGCCGGTGACCTGGTCATCGCCCCGGCGACGATCATCGCGGCCCTCGTCATCGGCGTGTTCGTCACCACGGTGGCGGCCGTGTTCCCCGCGTGGCGCACCGGCCGGATCCCCCCGGTCGCCGCGATGGGCAGTGCCCACCTGCCGGCCGACGCCAAGTCCCTGCTCCTGCGCAACATCAGCGGCAGCGTCCTGAGCCTTGTCGGCTTCGCGATGGCCCTGGGCGGCGTGTCCGTGAGCGGCGAGAACGGCCGCTACCTGATCGGCGGCGGTGCCTTCTTCATCCTCATCGGCCTGATCGTGCTGCTCCCGCTGCTGTCCCGGCCGCTGATCGCCGCCGTGCGACCGCTGTTGGAGAAGGTCTTCGGCGTACCAGGCAAGCTGGCCGCGCAGAACGCCGTGCGCAACCCGCGCCGCACCGCCGTCACCGCCGCGTCCCTCGCCATCGGCCTGACCCTGGTCACCACCCTGTCCGTGCTCGGCATCACCATGGGCAAGGCCGTGGACCGGATGAGCACCGACAAGCTGAAGGCCGACTACAAGGTCTCCATGGCCATGGGTGGCGGCAGCCTGGACGCGTCCGTCGCCGAGGCCTTGGCCAAGGCGCCCGGCATCAAGGCGGTCTCCCCGCAGCGGGCCGACAGCCTGAAGATCGGTGAGGACTTCAAGGCGGCCTCGGGCGTCAACCCGAAGGCCATCGGCGACCTGCTCAACATCGACGTGGTCACCGGCTCGCTGGACAGCCTCGCCAAGGGCGAGGTGGCGGTGGCCGAGAAGACGGCGAAGGAGCAGGGCCTGACGGTCGGCTCCACCCTCCAGGTGATGTACGACGACGGCAAGAAGGGTTCGCTGAAGGTCGGCGCGGTCTACAAGGACCTGGAGGGCCTGCTCTCCCCGTACGTCCTCGACGAGAAGATCCTCAGCCCGCACACCGAGAACCCGTACATCCCCGAGGTGTACGTCAACGCCGTCGGCGGCGAGTCGAAGGCCGGCGAGAAGGCCGTCCTCGACGCCCTCGGCAACAACCCGGCCATCTCCATCGCCACCCAGCAGGACATGCGCAACGAGATGGGCGGCATGATCAACACCGCTCTGAACGTCATGTACGGCCTGCTCGGCATGGCGCTGATCGTCTCGGTGCTCGGCGTGGTCAACACCCTGGCCATGTCCGTCTTCGAGCGGACGCAGGAGATCGGCATGCTGCGGGCGATCGGCCTGGACCGCAGCCGCGTCAAGAACATGATCCGTCTGGAGGCCGTGGTCATCTCGCTCTTCGGCGCGGTCCTCGGTGTCGCCATCGGCATCTTCCTCGCCTGGGCGGTCGGCTCCACCCTCACCGAGACGGTGCCCGACTACGCGCTGGTCCTGCCGTGGGACCGGATCGGCATCTTCCTGCTGCTCGCCGGCGTGGTGGGCGTGCTGGCGGCCATGTGGCCGGCCCGTAGCGCCGCCCGGTTGAACATGCTGACCGCCATCAAGACCGAGTAG
- a CDS encoding ABC transporter ATP-binding protein, producing the protein MNYAPHTTQAVAARATQLSKVYGQGETQVVALDNVSVDFAAGQFTAIMGPSGSGKSTLMHCVAGLDTFSAGSVRIGDVELGSLKDKQLTQLRRDKIGFIFQAFNLLPTLTALENITLPMDIAGRKPDKQWLDSVISMVGLSDRLGHRPTQLSGGQQQRVAVARALASRPEIIFGDEPTGNLDSRSGAEVLGFLRNSVRELGQTVVMVTHDPVAASYADRVIFLADGRIVDEMIDPTADGVLDRMKAFDAKGRTS; encoded by the coding sequence ATGAACTACGCCCCGCACACCACCCAGGCCGTGGCCGCCCGCGCCACCCAGCTCTCCAAGGTGTACGGCCAGGGCGAGACCCAGGTGGTCGCGCTGGACAACGTGTCCGTCGACTTCGCCGCCGGCCAGTTCACCGCGATCATGGGCCCGTCCGGCTCCGGCAAGTCGACGCTGATGCACTGCGTCGCCGGTCTGGACACCTTCTCGGCCGGCTCCGTGCGCATCGGCGACGTCGAGCTGGGTTCCCTGAAGGACAAGCAGTTGACGCAGCTGCGCCGGGACAAGATCGGCTTCATCTTCCAGGCGTTCAACCTGCTGCCGACGCTGACCGCCCTGGAGAACATCACGCTCCCCATGGACATCGCGGGCCGCAAGCCCGACAAGCAGTGGCTGGACTCCGTGATCTCCATGGTCGGTCTCTCCGACCGGCTCGGGCACCGCCCGACCCAGCTCTCCGGCGGCCAGCAGCAGCGCGTGGCGGTCGCCCGCGCCCTCGCCTCCCGCCCCGAGATCATCTTCGGTGACGAGCCGACCGGAAACCTGGACTCGCGCTCCGGCGCCGAGGTCCTCGGCTTCCTGCGCAACTCGGTCCGCGAGCTGGGCCAGACCGTCGTCATGGTCACCCACGACCCGGTCGCCGCCTCCTACGCGGACCGCGTCATCTTCCTCGCCGACGGCCGGATCGTCGACGAGATGATCGACCCGACCGCCGACGGGGTGCTCGACCGCATGAAGGCCTTCGACGCCAAGGGCCGCACCAGCTGA
- a CDS encoding Bax inhibitor-1/YccA family protein, which yields MRSSNPVFSRRGFSRDNGGYAGFDAQQAQAQAGTATNPYATNPYAADPATGMPQAPVRSGAMTIDDVVSRTAMTLGVLTLTATIAWLALPVDAANLNKSYGIAVVAMLIAFGLALVQSFKRKASPAIILAYAAFEGVFLGVISAAVSTYIGSGVVIQAVLGTLCVFAGVLFAYKMRWIRVTRRFYGFVMAAAMGFMLLMVVNLLFSVFSGGDGLGFRSGGLGILFGVIGIILGACFLALDFKQVEDGVTYGAPREEAWLAAFGLTTTLVWIYLEMLRLFSILSGDD from the coding sequence ATGAGGAGCAGTAACCCGGTCTTCTCGCGACGGGGGTTCAGCCGCGACAACGGCGGCTACGCGGGCTTCGACGCGCAGCAGGCGCAGGCGCAGGCCGGGACCGCGACCAACCCGTACGCGACGAACCCTTACGCCGCAGACCCCGCCACGGGGATGCCGCAGGCGCCGGTGCGTTCCGGTGCGATGACCATCGACGACGTCGTGAGCCGTACGGCCATGACGCTCGGCGTGCTCACGCTCACCGCGACCATCGCCTGGCTCGCCCTGCCGGTCGACGCGGCCAACCTGAACAAGTCGTACGGCATCGCCGTCGTCGCGATGCTCATCGCGTTCGGCCTGGCGCTCGTCCAGTCCTTCAAGCGCAAGGCCTCGCCGGCGATCATCCTCGCCTACGCGGCCTTCGAGGGCGTCTTCCTCGGTGTCATCAGCGCCGCGGTCAGCACCTACATCGGCTCCGGCGTGGTCATCCAGGCCGTGCTCGGCACGCTCTGCGTGTTCGCCGGCGTGCTGTTCGCGTACAAGATGCGCTGGATCCGCGTCACCCGCCGCTTCTACGGCTTCGTGATGGCCGCTGCCATGGGCTTCATGCTGCTCATGGTCGTCAACCTGCTCTTCTCGGTCTTCTCGGGCGGCGACGGCCTGGGCTTCCGCAGCGGCGGCCTCGGCATCCTGTTCGGTGTCATCGGCATCATCCTCGGCGCCTGCTTCCTCGCCCTCGACTTCAAGCAGGTCGAGGACGGCGTGACGTACGGCGCCCCGCGCGAGGAGGCGTGGCTGGCGGCCTTCGGCCTCACCACGACCCTGGTCTGGATCTACCTGGAGATGCTGCGGCTCTTCTCGATCCTCTCCGGCGACGACTAG
- a CDS encoding DUF4287 domain-containing protein: protein MSVEFSEQTHRNMIDRIPLTTGRELSDWLRTVDDGPSLVRFEEKVSWLRGAHELSYGQAKAIIHEYDLRRAARRLG from the coding sequence ATGTCCGTAGAGTTCTCCGAGCAGACACACCGCAACATGATCGACAGAATCCCCCTGACCACCGGTCGTGAACTCTCCGACTGGCTCCGCACCGTGGACGACGGTCCCTCCCTCGTCCGGTTCGAGGAGAAGGTGAGCTGGCTGCGCGGCGCGCACGAACTGTCGTACGGCCAGGCCAAGGCGATCATCCACGAGTACGACCTGCGCAGGGCCGCCCGCAGACTGGGCTGA
- a CDS encoding acetyl-CoA C-acetyltransferase, whose amino-acid sequence MPEAVIVSTARSPIGRAFKGSLKDVRPDDLTATVIQAALAKVPGLDPREIDDLMLGCGLPGGEQGHNLGRIVAVQMGMDYLPGTTITRYCASSLQTSRMALHAIKAGEGDVFISAGVEMVSRSVKGSSDGLPDTHNPFFSDAEARTAAVAQSEGASWHDPREDGLVPDAYIAMGQTAENLARAKGVTRADMDEFGVRSQNLAEEAVKNGFWAREITPVTTPDGTVVSTDDGPRAGVTLEGVQGLKPVFRPDGLVTAANCCPLNDGAAALVIMSDTKARELGLTPLARIVSTGVTGLSPEIMGLGPVEASKQALKRAGLTVDDIDLFEINEAFAAQVIPSYRDLEIPLEKLNVNGGAIAVGHPFGMTGARITGTLINSLQFHDKQFGLETMCVGGGQGMAMVIERLS is encoded by the coding sequence ATGCCCGAAGCCGTCATCGTTTCCACCGCCCGCTCGCCCATCGGGCGCGCCTTCAAGGGGTCCCTCAAGGACGTCCGCCCGGACGACCTGACCGCCACGGTGATCCAGGCCGCGCTCGCCAAGGTTCCCGGGCTGGACCCGCGCGAGATCGACGACCTGATGCTCGGCTGTGGCCTTCCCGGCGGCGAGCAGGGCCACAACCTGGGCCGCATCGTGGCCGTGCAGATGGGCATGGACTACCTGCCCGGCACGACGATCACCCGCTACTGCGCCTCCTCGCTCCAGACCTCCCGCATGGCGCTGCACGCCATCAAGGCGGGCGAGGGCGACGTGTTCATCTCGGCGGGCGTCGAGATGGTCTCCCGGTCCGTGAAGGGCTCCTCGGACGGCCTGCCGGACACGCACAACCCGTTCTTCTCCGACGCCGAGGCCCGTACCGCGGCCGTCGCGCAGAGCGAGGGCGCGTCGTGGCACGACCCGCGCGAGGACGGCCTGGTCCCGGACGCGTACATCGCGATGGGTCAGACCGCCGAGAACCTGGCCCGCGCCAAGGGCGTGACCCGCGCGGACATGGACGAGTTCGGCGTCCGCTCCCAGAACCTGGCCGAGGAAGCCGTCAAGAACGGCTTCTGGGCCCGTGAGATCACCCCGGTCACCACCCCGGACGGCACGGTCGTCTCCACCGACGACGGGCCGCGCGCCGGGGTCACGCTGGAGGGCGTCCAGGGTCTGAAGCCCGTCTTCCGCCCGGACGGCCTGGTCACGGCCGCCAACTGCTGTCCGCTGAACGACGGCGCCGCGGCGCTGGTGATCATGAGCGACACGAAGGCGCGCGAGCTGGGCCTGACCCCGCTGGCCCGCATCGTCTCCACCGGTGTCACCGGCCTCTCCCCCGAGATCATGGGCCTGGGCCCGGTCGAGGCGTCGAAGCAGGCCCTGAAGCGGGCCGGCCTGACGGTGGACGACATCGACCTGTTCGAGATCAACGAGGCCTTCGCGGCCCAGGTCATCCCCTCCTACCGGGACCTGGAGATCCCGCTGGAGAAGCTGAACGTCAACGGCGGGGCCATCGCCGTCGGTCACCCGTTCGGGATGACCGGTGCCCGCATCACCGGCACCCTGATCAACAGCCTGCAGTTCCACGACAAGCAGTTCGGTCTGGAGACGATGTGCGTGGGCGGCGGCCAGGGCATGGCCATGGTGATCGAGCGTCTGAGCTGA